From the Pontiella agarivorans genome, one window contains:
- a CDS encoding Dabb family protein, with translation MIKHIVMWKFKDDVPAEERVEMKNRLEALKGVAPTLLDIEVGLDVLGTDQSKDIVLYSEFASLEDLKAYAEHPEHVKVGEFIKPRVCERHAVDYEV, from the coding sequence ATGATCAAACATATTGTGATGTGGAAATTTAAAGATGACGTTCCGGCAGAAGAGCGTGTTGAAATGAAAAACAGACTGGAAGCACTGAAGGGAGTTGCGCCGACCCTGCTGGATATTGAGGTCGGGCTGGATGTGCTTGGAACGGATCAGTCTAAGGATATTGTGCTGTATTCCGAATTTGCATCGCTTGAAGACCTCAAGGCGTATGCCGAACATCCGGAGCATGTGAAGGTGGGCGAATTTATCAAGCCGCGGGTTTGTGAACGCCATGCGGTTGATTACGAAGTCTGA
- a CDS encoding tetratricopeptide repeat protein encodes MRLTQTLLFFLLLYAPLVGSAGQPSVLADELTGILNTIPSDSIRVDYPGNHSVFPPDIVAPTFIWHDQTPTTNWMIFVKGTDGNVYRFRSDGAQQPPKIDPDAISEANAHYRPSAYAQSARHWTPDEAAWENIKKTSLGKEVDIYISGIPDAPNADPTSLGHVRISISTVPVGAPIFYRDVPLMPSKNNSGKISPLSKDLMHVMKWRLRDISKPEAPVVLQDMPTCANCHSFSTDGKTLGMDMDGPNGDKGAYGIVPVEKNVVIENQDIISWNTYEDTPDGHMNFGLFSQISPDGRYVVSTLNEDTFVVNYPNFGFLQSFYPTRGILVVYDRETGRMFPLPGADDPRFVQTNAVWSLDGTELVFSRAPAQDAFASLKIPAFAGDDGEPDIQYDLYRIPFNKGKGGKALPVEGASNNGKSNSFAKFSPNGKWIVYVQAARGQLMRPDSKLYIIPANGGIAREMNCNLTPMNSWHSWSPNSRWLVFSSKGMGPFTKMFLTHIDENGVDTPAILIPDSTAANRAVNIPEFVNGEVDAIEKISAPSQESYKLYKQSKLFADQDQLDRALETINQSLALNPYYAKGHYRKGTILLQMNQTDEALSCFIAANKYDPEMAEAYDFVIYYYMQNEGIDKAIDYMTDLLNRIPVNPLAEKTLADLYLRRGDHSLAIQHYINAAQSKRYPADFYGHIGSSLLKLGAYEEARIRFERALEIDPDNADVIYNLGIYYQKTGYFEKATALFRQAVELDSNSGAHYDLGVLAMNENHLDAAAFHFKKFLQKRPKVTVARTKLASIYYMQGKQHESAVQYEMILDEDPENISALLLLSKIYATSANPQIAHPERAITLSKRGCELTVYKQPVYLDSLAVAYASAGRYSDAVTMSEKALQHISGTNNPSLLHHVQNNISLFKSRLEQ; translated from the coding sequence ATGCGCTTAACCCAAACCCTTTTATTTTTTCTGCTGTTATATGCGCCGCTGGTCGGCTCTGCGGGGCAACCTTCTGTTTTGGCTGATGAACTGACCGGGATTTTAAACACAATTCCATCGGACTCGATCCGGGTGGACTATCCGGGAAACCATTCTGTTTTTCCGCCGGATATCGTAGCCCCGACATTTATATGGCATGATCAAACACCGACAACAAACTGGATGATATTTGTCAAAGGGACAGACGGTAATGTTTACCGTTTTCGATCTGACGGAGCGCAGCAACCGCCGAAAATTGATCCCGATGCGATAAGCGAAGCCAATGCGCATTACCGTCCCTCCGCTTATGCTCAATCAGCCCGACATTGGACACCGGATGAAGCCGCATGGGAAAATATAAAGAAAACCTCCCTCGGAAAAGAAGTGGACATCTATATTTCAGGGATACCGGATGCACCGAATGCTGATCCCACATCGTTGGGTCATGTCAGGATTTCCATTTCAACCGTTCCGGTCGGTGCACCGATTTTCTACCGGGATGTTCCCTTAATGCCTTCAAAGAACAATTCGGGAAAAATAAGCCCCTTATCCAAAGACCTGATGCATGTTATGAAATGGCGGCTTCGGGATATATCAAAACCGGAAGCACCGGTTGTTCTTCAGGATATGCCCACCTGCGCAAACTGCCACTCATTTTCAACCGACGGTAAAACACTGGGTATGGATATGGATGGACCCAATGGAGACAAAGGAGCTTACGGTATTGTTCCGGTTGAAAAAAATGTCGTCATTGAAAACCAGGACATTATTTCATGGAATACCTATGAAGATACGCCGGATGGTCATATGAATTTCGGTCTCTTCTCACAGATCTCTCCAGACGGACGGTATGTGGTCAGCACACTCAACGAAGATACGTTTGTCGTTAATTATCCAAATTTTGGATTCCTGCAGTCCTTTTATCCCACACGCGGAATCCTCGTGGTCTATGATCGCGAAACCGGACGTATGTTTCCTTTGCCCGGAGCCGATGATCCCCGTTTTGTTCAAACCAATGCCGTATGGAGTCTCGATGGAACAGAACTGGTTTTTTCCAGAGCACCCGCACAGGACGCTTTTGCCAGCCTGAAAATTCCCGCGTTTGCCGGTGATGACGGCGAACCCGATATTCAGTATGACCTGTACCGCATTCCCTTCAACAAGGGAAAAGGAGGAAAAGCCCTTCCCGTTGAAGGCGCTTCGAACAACGGAAAAAGCAACTCGTTCGCAAAATTTTCCCCTAATGGAAAATGGATTGTCTACGTGCAGGCTGCCCGAGGCCAATTGATGCGTCCGGACAGTAAACTCTACATCATTCCGGCCAACGGTGGAATTGCGCGCGAAATGAATTGCAACCTTACCCCGATGAACTCATGGCACAGTTGGTCCCCCAACAGTCGCTGGTTGGTCTTTTCCTCCAAAGGGATGGGACCTTTCACCAAAATGTTTCTTACTCATATCGATGAAAACGGTGTAGACACCCCTGCCATCCTGATCCCGGATTCCACAGCGGCAAACCGCGCGGTGAACATTCCTGAATTTGTAAATGGAGAAGTTGACGCCATCGAAAAAATAAGTGCACCATCGCAAGAATCATACAAACTGTATAAACAAAGCAAACTCTTTGCAGATCAAGACCAACTCGATAGAGCACTTGAAACAATTAATCAATCACTCGCTCTGAACCCGTATTATGCAAAGGGTCATTATCGAAAAGGCACCATTCTTTTACAGATGAATCAAACCGACGAAGCATTGTCCTGTTTCATCGCCGCGAATAAATATGATCCGGAAATGGCTGAAGCGTATGATTTTGTCATTTATTATTACATGCAGAATGAAGGCATTGACAAAGCCATTGACTATATGACCGACCTCCTGAACAGAATCCCTGTAAATCCGTTAGCCGAAAAAACGCTTGCCGATCTTTACCTCCGGAGAGGTGATCATTCTCTTGCAATACAACATTATATAAACGCCGCTCAAAGCAAACGGTATCCCGCTGACTTCTACGGCCATATTGGCAGTTCTTTACTTAAATTGGGGGCTTATGAAGAAGCGCGAATTCGCTTTGAAAGAGCTCTTGAAATTGACCCCGACAACGCAGATGTAATTTACAATCTGGGGATCTACTATCAAAAAACCGGATACTTTGAAAAAGCCACAGCGCTCTTCAGGCAGGCTGTGGAGTTGGACAGCAATTCAGGTGCTCATTATGACCTCGGTGTTCTGGCCATGAATGAAAATCACCTGGACGCAGCCGCCTTTCATTTCAAAAAGTTCCTGCAGAAAAGACCAAAAGTTACAGTCGCAAGAACTAAGCTGGCATCCATCTACTATATGCAGGGAAAGCAACATGAAAGTGCCGTCCAATATGAAATGATTCTGGATGAGGATCCCGAAAACATCAGCGCCCTGCTATTGCTGTCTAAAATATATGCAACCAGCGCGAATCCTCAGATTGCTCACCCGGAGCGGGCGATTACCCTATCCAAACGCGGCTGTGAATTGACCGTCTACAAACAGCCTGTTTATCTCGACAGTCTGGCGGTGGCTTATGCTTCAGCCGGCCGTTATTCCGACGCGGTCACCATGTCGGAAAAAGCCCTTCAGCATATTTCGGGAACCAATAATCCGTCCTTGTTACATCACGTCCAAAACAATATTTCGTTATTTAAAAGCAGACTGGAGCAATGA
- a CDS encoding sulfatase family protein — translation MHKFIKTFYLWLGLFTFCNAVSLFALQAKGLWPEGGAFQVPLAWALQLPLVALLALVHQGMNHLFSFLPDRWKQPVRFMLCALATFYVMGMYTASQLMYLQLESFISWDAYWTALSNTPQILPEIISGMGGELLGAAALSVIISLFYTRRYHHHAFSHSPRMFALLCLLFITSGAGGFVAVYTMDDARAERIRQGLLPTTYLTFSILDNLMPSASPSVDFLSGLVLEEQVSMADYFQSLEKPPEEKPHVFFIMLESVSWDHYGFTGYSRQDITPNLDRLAADSLVFNRAYAAACHSNYSQTSTHASQYPLRRKKLDQFEEVNYPKTLLMDILSYAGYRTAFFSAQNEDWQGMKTFIQAHTHLQHFYHSKDELGENIGIEAKVKDETVRRRATEFLDAADHTQPLFMYLNFQATHFPYDIPEGAARPYTPWKTDDFEFTFFHYDRDHTDTVINRFDNALHYVDAQVGAFVEYLKEQGLYENSLIVVASDHGEAFYERGYPTHGTALFEDQMRTAVLFKLPGAGKNGVREDPVSLIDINPTVLETLGMPNHPNFQGRPVLERERGAPIYLLSHGVIKAHGIVDYPWKYIYSARDGEWLLNLEKDPTEGTDFSAGHADIFSRLKEQLQLYQMRQLYYYTVLPQEERDRLYPPQH, via the coding sequence ATGCACAAATTCATTAAAACATTTTATCTCTGGCTGGGGCTGTTCACGTTCTGCAATGCGGTTTCACTTTTTGCACTGCAGGCGAAGGGGCTGTGGCCGGAAGGCGGGGCGTTTCAGGTGCCGCTGGCGTGGGCGCTTCAGCTTCCGCTGGTGGCATTGCTCGCTCTGGTGCATCAGGGCATGAACCACCTGTTCTCATTTCTGCCTGATCGCTGGAAACAACCGGTGCGCTTTATGCTGTGTGCGCTCGCCACGTTTTATGTGATGGGCATGTACACGGCATCACAGCTGATGTATCTGCAGCTGGAGTCGTTTATTTCGTGGGATGCCTACTGGACGGCGCTCTCAAACACCCCGCAGATTCTACCGGAAATTATCAGCGGGATGGGGGGCGAGCTGCTCGGCGCGGCGGCGTTGTCGGTGATCATCAGTCTGTTTTACACGCGGCGTTATCACCATCATGCGTTCAGCCATTCCCCGCGGATGTTTGCGTTGCTGTGTCTGCTTTTTATCACGTCCGGGGCGGGAGGCTTTGTGGCGGTGTATACCATGGATGATGCCCGGGCCGAGCGCATTCGTCAGGGGCTGCTGCCGACAACCTATCTGACCTTTTCGATTCTCGATAATCTGATGCCGAGCGCCTCGCCTTCGGTCGATTTTCTGAGCGGGCTGGTGCTGGAGGAGCAGGTTTCGATGGCGGATTATTTCCAATCCCTGGAAAAACCGCCTGAGGAAAAGCCGCACGTCTTTTTCATCATGCTCGAATCGGTTTCGTGGGATCATTACGGATTCACCGGTTATTCACGTCAGGATATTACGCCAAACCTGGACCGGCTGGCCGCAGATTCGCTGGTGTTCAACCGTGCCTATGCGGCGGCATGCCATTCGAATTATTCACAGACGAGCACCCATGCCTCGCAATATCCGTTGCGCCGCAAAAAACTGGATCAGTTTGAAGAGGTGAACTATCCGAAAACGCTGCTGATGGATATTCTTTCGTATGCGGGGTACCGGACGGCCTTTTTCTCGGCGCAGAATGAAGACTGGCAGGGCATGAAAACCTTTATCCAGGCTCATACCCATTTGCAGCATTTTTATCATTCGAAGGATGAGCTTGGAGAAAATATCGGGATTGAAGCAAAGGTAAAGGATGAGACGGTCCGCCGGCGAGCGACCGAGTTCCTTGATGCGGCGGATCATACGCAGCCGCTTTTCATGTATCTGAATTTTCAGGCCACGCATTTTCCCTACGACATTCCTGAAGGCGCCGCACGGCCCTATACGCCGTGGAAAACGGATGATTTTGAATTTACCTTCTTCCATTATGACCGGGATCACACCGATACGGTGATCAACCGGTTTGACAATGCGCTGCACTATGTTGATGCACAGGTCGGTGCGTTCGTGGAATATCTGAAAGAACAGGGGCTGTACGAAAACAGCCTGATTGTCGTGGCATCTGATCACGGTGAAGCCTTTTATGAGCGCGGCTATCCCACTCATGGGACGGCACTGTTTGAGGACCAGATGCGCACGGCGGTGCTGTTTAAACTTCCCGGCGCTGGAAAAAACGGCGTTCGCGAGGATCCGGTATCACTGATCGACATCAACCCGACGGTGCTGGAGACGCTGGGTATGCCGAATCATCCGAATTTTCAGGGCCGGCCGGTGCTGGAGCGGGAACGCGGCGCCCCGATCTATCTGCTTTCGCACGGTGTGATTAAAGCGCACGGCATCGTTGATTATCCGTGGAAATATATTTATAGCGCGCGCGATGGGGAGTGGTTGCTGAATCTGGAGAAGGATCCGACGGAGGGGACCGATTTTTCCGCCGGACACGCGGATATTTTTTCCCGGCTGAAGGAGCAGCTGCAGTTGTATCAGATGCGCCAGCTCTACTATTATACCGTCCTGCCGCAGGAGGAACGGGACCGTCTGTATCCGCCGCAGCATTGA
- the hrpA gene encoding ATP-dependent RNA helicase HrpA: MPETKEMLQTVKRSLDDVLLRDRSNLNALMRRIRQRIHDHKPADNLIGKLKDAHVQALERAQKRARVQLKLDYPEILPVSGKKEAIRQLIEENQIVIVCGTTGSGKTTQLPKIVYEAGCGRTGRIGVTQPRRLAATGMARRVAEEMGADYGRGVGCQVRFDDQTCDETIIKFMTDGILLAETQHDRHLLQYDCLIIDEAHERSLNIDFILGYLKNLLKVRPDLKIVISSATLDADSFSSFFDQAPVIEVEGRTYPVEDFFLPPGKDEELSNHILRAMRWISDVDDRGDVLIFLPGEREIRDATKKLEGQHFKNTEVLPLFGRLSMGEQQRVFKVGGRRRIILATNVAETSITIPGIHYVIDSGLVRLSRYNPRTQVQGLQIEQVSQASARQRRGRCGRVTDGICVYLYDEEVLENSAAYTDPEIRRTSLAGVILQMDMLNLPPIDQFPLIDPPQTALVNEGYKTLYDIGAIDQDRKLTPVGKQIARFPLDPHLARMILQAKEEGALPEVLILVAFLSIQDVRERPTEKADAADQAHAKWKDPKSDFITILNLWNDVEYARRESHGKLRKFCKTNFVNYRRVMEWRNLWHDLRDSAKDLFPPQRHRSKESNKKPKAPNRRSAEINNPDYDLIHRSLLAGLPANIGLKGEDREFTAARNRKFFIFPGSGLFKKPPDWVMTFSLVETTKLYARMVSEIEPKWVAEIAPHLCKEIYKQPEWNPDKGFVYAKESILSGGLTLTHGKPVHFGPIHPEKAREIFIKEGMVPGNLKTRGGWLKLHQRMLDDIQALEEKIRRPGALLDTDAIFNHFDRLLPADVYSVQTLEQWIRKTKARIAMNAEDAMFPQTAPIRMEDFPEFLTFHHEDFHLIYTFEPGDELDGISLVCPTDKLAFLPDWGPDWLVPGWLEEKVNRLLRNLPKNLRTTLAPIDRTAHTFVHTCASVRNQPLLSALSQWLQHEFKLPVDASDFDEESLPGFLRMKVIETNGDNIVKVHTSISEEHRSNVYLSGAETAFAKWSLPPGKKWPGAELPEFITTDDSGKTRGYPALTAEAGGVGRAVFMNPALARHAHLAGLAQLFRINHKDQVKYVEKRPPLTTNLQLTLSAIDSDFLTDLMNASIVDALTDDLRHEIRDPAAFEKRAAIARSDVFEKFEENARILENLLNQRETVLKAIAELRADFDILHDLEMQLEFLFRPGFIQTLELFSRYPRYLKAMQIRIQRARNNSDADARKLLEIEPFQNRLNDKLLACENIGGAIDLIEFAMLLEEFRVNRFAPEIKTPVKVSAQRLEEAWANLL, from the coding sequence ATGCCCGAAACAAAGGAAATGCTGCAAACGGTGAAGCGGTCGCTCGATGATGTGCTGCTGCGCGACCGCTCGAACCTCAACGCACTGATGCGGCGCATCCGCCAGCGGATTCATGACCATAAACCGGCCGATAACCTGATCGGGAAATTAAAAGACGCGCACGTCCAGGCCTTGGAACGCGCGCAGAAGCGTGCACGCGTACAGCTGAAGCTGGACTATCCCGAAATTCTTCCGGTCTCTGGAAAAAAGGAGGCGATCCGCCAGCTGATCGAAGAAAATCAGATCGTCATTGTCTGCGGAACGACGGGCTCCGGTAAAACCACCCAGCTGCCGAAAATCGTTTATGAAGCCGGTTGCGGCAGAACCGGGCGCATCGGCGTCACCCAGCCCCGCCGCCTCGCGGCCACCGGCATGGCGCGGCGCGTGGCGGAGGAAATGGGCGCGGACTACGGCAGGGGCGTCGGCTGTCAGGTCCGGTTTGATGATCAGACCTGCGATGAAACAATTATTAAATTTATGACCGATGGCATCCTGCTGGCCGAAACCCAGCACGACCGCCATTTGCTGCAGTATGACTGCCTGATCATTGACGAAGCTCACGAGCGCAGCCTGAATATCGATTTCATTCTCGGCTATCTGAAAAACCTGCTGAAGGTGCGCCCCGATCTTAAAATTGTCATCAGTTCGGCGACGTTGGATGCCGATAGCTTTTCTTCCTTTTTTGATCAGGCCCCTGTAATTGAAGTCGAAGGCCGCACCTATCCGGTGGAGGATTTTTTTCTTCCGCCGGGCAAGGACGAGGAACTCTCGAATCATATCCTGCGCGCCATGCGCTGGATTTCGGACGTCGATGACCGGGGCGATGTACTGATCTTTCTGCCGGGCGAACGCGAGATCCGCGATGCCACGAAAAAACTGGAAGGACAGCATTTTAAAAACACGGAAGTACTTCCGCTCTTCGGCCGGCTCAGCATGGGCGAGCAGCAGCGCGTTTTTAAAGTAGGTGGGCGACGCCGTATTATTCTGGCAACCAATGTGGCCGAAACCTCGATCACCATTCCAGGCATCCATTATGTCATCGACTCCGGACTGGTGCGGCTGAGCCGCTACAACCCGCGCACGCAGGTGCAGGGCCTGCAGATTGAACAGGTTTCGCAGGCCAGTGCCCGCCAGCGGCGCGGACGCTGCGGCCGTGTAACCGACGGCATCTGCGTCTATCTCTACGATGAAGAGGTGCTCGAAAATTCGGCGGCCTATACCGACCCCGAAATTCGGCGCACCTCGCTGGCAGGTGTCATTCTGCAGATGGATATGCTGAATCTGCCGCCGATTGATCAGTTTCCGCTGATCGATCCCCCGCAGACTGCCCTCGTGAACGAGGGCTATAAAACACTCTACGATATCGGGGCGATTGATCAGGATCGCAAACTGACTCCCGTTGGAAAACAGATTGCCCGCTTCCCGCTGGACCCGCATCTGGCGCGCATGATCCTGCAGGCCAAAGAAGAAGGGGCGCTTCCGGAAGTCCTGATTCTGGTCGCTTTTCTCTCCATCCAGGATGTCCGGGAACGCCCCACCGAAAAAGCGGATGCGGCGGACCAGGCCCACGCCAAATGGAAAGATCCGAAATCGGATTTCATTACCATCCTCAATCTCTGGAACGACGTCGAATACGCACGCCGGGAATCGCATGGAAAACTCCGGAAATTCTGTAAAACCAACTTTGTGAATTACCGTCGCGTCATGGAGTGGCGCAACCTTTGGCACGACCTGCGCGACAGTGCTAAAGATCTTTTTCCGCCACAGCGACACAGAAGCAAAGAGAGCAATAAAAAGCCTAAAGCGCCGAACCGCCGAAGCGCCGAGATAAACAATCCGGATTATGACCTGATTCACCGCAGCCTGCTGGCGGGACTCCCCGCAAATATCGGACTGAAGGGCGAAGACCGCGAATTCACCGCGGCACGAAACCGTAAATTTTTTATTTTCCCGGGCTCCGGCCTGTTTAAAAAACCGCCGGATTGGGTGATGACGTTTTCGCTGGTGGAAACGACCAAACTCTATGCCCGCATGGTGTCGGAAATTGAACCGAAATGGGTCGCCGAGATTGCACCGCACCTTTGTAAAGAAATCTATAAACAACCCGAATGGAATCCCGACAAAGGCTTTGTCTATGCGAAGGAGTCGATTCTTTCCGGCGGGCTGACGCTGACCCACGGCAAACCGGTCCACTTCGGGCCCATTCATCCGGAAAAAGCGCGCGAAATTTTCATTAAGGAAGGTATGGTCCCGGGCAACCTGAAAACCCGGGGCGGCTGGCTGAAACTCCATCAGCGTATGCTGGACGATATCCAGGCCTTGGAAGAAAAAATCCGTCGTCCCGGCGCTCTGCTGGATACCGACGCCATTTTCAACCATTTTGACCGGCTGCTGCCGGCGGACGTCTATTCCGTCCAGACCCTGGAACAATGGATTCGTAAAACCAAAGCCCGGATTGCAATGAACGCGGAGGACGCCATGTTTCCGCAGACCGCGCCCATCCGAATGGAGGATTTCCCCGAATTCCTCACCTTCCACCACGAAGATTTTCACCTCATCTACACGTTCGAGCCCGGTGACGAGCTCGACGGTATTTCTCTCGTCTGCCCCACCGATAAACTGGCCTTTCTGCCCGATTGGGGCCCCGATTGGCTCGTCCCCGGCTGGCTCGAGGAAAAGGTTAACCGTCTCCTGCGCAACCTCCCGAAAAACCTGCGCACCACCCTCGCTCCGATCGACCGGACCGCCCATACCTTTGTGCACACTTGCGCAAGTGTGAGAAACCAGCCCCTTCTGAGCGCCCTGTCTCAGTGGCTGCAGCACGAATTTAAACTGCCGGTGGATGCGTCTGATTTTGATGAGGAGTCCCTACCGGGATTTCTGCGGATGAAGGTCATTGAAACAAACGGGGACAACATTGTTAAAGTTCATACCTCGATTTCGGAAGAGCATCGCAGCAACGTCTATTTAAGCGGCGCGGAAACGGCTTTTGCCAAATGGAGCCTCCCGCCGGGGAAAAAATGGCCCGGTGCCGAACTGCCGGAATTTATCACCACGGATGACAGCGGAAAAACACGGGGTTATCCCGCCCTGACAGCCGAAGCCGGGGGCGTCGGCCGCGCCGTATTCATGAATCCCGCCCTGGCAAGACATGCCCATTTGGCCGGACTTGCGCAGTTGTTTCGGATCAACCATAAAGATCAGGTCAAATATGTTGAGAAACGGCCGCCGCTCACCACCAATCTGCAGCTGACTCTCTCCGCGATCGACAGCGACTTTCTCACCGATTTGATGAATGCCTCAATTGTCGATGCGCTGACCGATGATCTGCGCCACGAAATACGGGATCCGGCCGCCTTTGAAAAACGGGCGGCGATTGCCCGCAGCGACGTATTTGAAAAATTTGAAGAAAACGCCCGAATTCTGGAAAACCTGCTCAATCAGCGGGAAACGGTACTGAAAGCCATTGCTGAGCTTCGGGCTGATTTTGATATTCTGCACGATCTCGAGATGCAGCTTGAATTCCTGTTTCGTCCCGGATTTATCCAAACCCTGGAACTGTTCAGCCGCTACCCGCGCTATCTCAAAGCAATGCAGATACGGATTCAGCGGGCACGGAATAATTCCGATGCGGATGCCCGGAAGCTGCTTGAAATTGAGCCTTTCCAGAATCGGCTGAATGACAAACTGCTCGCCTGCGAAAATATTGGGGGGGCGATCGACCTGATCGAGTTTGCCATGCTGCTCGAAGAATTCCGGGTGAACCGGTTTGCCCCGGAAATTAAAACCCCTGTAAAGGTTTCTGCACAACGGCTTGAGGAGGCGTGGGCGAACCTGCTATAA
- a CDS encoding HAD family hydrolase produces MLSAVIFDFDGIIVDSEPMHFRAFNEVLNPIDMKISWEDYCETYIGFDDRDAFREAFAQNKRKFTEKEMKRLIAAKAEVFQSYIRNGDVTPLPGAVQLIKSIPVRLPVALCSGALREDIDPIIESLKIDGCFDQIVTAEDTPKSKPDPAPYILTCEKLGIDDPATAVAIEDTPAGIMSAKGAGLKVLAVTNSYDRGYLMEADAVTDSLEHVSRPQLENLIV; encoded by the coding sequence ATGCTTTCCGCAGTAATTTTTGATTTTGACGGTATCATTGTTGACAGTGAACCGATGCATTTCCGGGCGTTTAACGAAGTGCTGAATCCCATCGATATGAAAATTTCGTGGGAGGATTACTGCGAAACCTATATTGGATTCGATGACCGCGACGCCTTCCGCGAAGCGTTTGCTCAAAATAAACGTAAATTTACCGAAAAAGAGATGAAGCGCCTGATTGCGGCCAAAGCCGAAGTGTTCCAAAGTTATATCCGCAACGGGGATGTGACTCCGCTCCCCGGCGCGGTTCAGCTGATCAAGAGTATTCCGGTCCGCCTCCCGGTGGCACTTTGCAGCGGAGCCCTGCGCGAAGATATCGATCCGATTATTGAAAGTCTGAAAATCGACGGTTGCTTTGACCAGATCGTCACAGCGGAAGATACGCCGAAAAGTAAACCCGATCCGGCCCCGTATATTCTGACCTGCGAAAAACTGGGGATTGATGATCCGGCCACAGCTGTCGCGATTGAAGATACCCCCGCCGGAATCATGTCAGCTAAAGGGGCGGGGCTTAAAGTGCTGGCCGTTACGAACAGCTATGATCGAGGTTACCTGATGGAAGCCGATGCGGTGACCGACTCGCTGGAGCATGTTTCGCGGCCCCAGCTTGAAAACCTGATCGTCTAA
- a CDS encoding CBS domain-containing protein has translation MSNVSNLLDSKGHDVLTVKPDQPLHDVIDLMCTRLAGTALVMDGGEVKGILSERDVIRKVVLPRIGVDEVTVGDIMSKTLTTVSPDTPLDECMQIMTDKRVRHLPVLRDKQLRGIVSIGDVVKYLLLEKDFKIRNLETYISGSKESASN, from the coding sequence ATGAGTAATGTTTCCAATCTGCTGGATTCCAAAGGGCACGATGTTTTGACGGTTAAGCCGGATCAGCCGTTGCATGATGTGATTGACCTGATGTGTACCCGTTTGGCGGGTACGGCGCTGGTGATGGACGGGGGAGAAGTGAAAGGAATTCTGTCGGAGCGGGATGTTATTCGGAAAGTGGTATTGCCGCGCATTGGTGTGGATGAGGTAACGGTGGGCGATATTATGTCAAAAACACTCACGACAGTGTCGCCGGATACTCCGCTGGATGAATGCATGCAAATCATGACCGATAAACGGGTTCGACATCTTCCGGTACTTCGTGACAAACAGTTGCGCGGTATTGTATCGATCGGCGATGTGGTCAAATACCTGTTGCTGGAAAAAGATTTCAAAATCCGAAATCTGGAAACCTATATTTCCGGCTCAAAGGAATCCGCATCGAATTAG
- a CDS encoding DUF3859 domain-containing protein, translated as MAKKKPEVTMHSYGLYDGWERDSKDLPNLVKISREIKTELDIEFGYILRIQNARNGKITFRIEHPPFKDSSGREAAPFEGELYVKTNDFRFFLGDTVWAPIEDKTGAWRLITWLDGEKVADKTLHLI; from the coding sequence ATGGCGAAGAAAAAACCAGAAGTGACGATGCACAGCTACGGGCTGTATGACGGCTGGGAGCGAGACAGCAAGGACCTGCCGAACCTGGTTAAAATCAGCCGTGAAATTAAAACCGAGCTGGATATTGAGTTCGGCTATATTCTTCGGATTCAGAATGCCCGCAACGGTAAGATTACCTTCCGCATTGAACACCCTCCGTTTAAAGACTCATCAGGGAGAGAGGCCGCACCGTTTGAAGGCGAGCTGTATGTGAAAACGAACGACTTCCGGTTTTTTCTCGGTGATACGGTCTGGGCACCGATAGAGGATAAAACAGGGGCTTGGCGGCTGATCACCTGGCTGGACGGCGAAAAGGTGGCGGACAAAACACTGCATTTGATCTGA